A region from the Hypericibacter adhaerens genome encodes:
- a CDS encoding HVO_A0114 family putative DNA-binding protein, which produces MSKVKITVGGAMEEDASRRFVNAWHRAERGEAFHERHLAFESWDALARVMTGKRMELLRYVRRHKVSSVRALAKALGRDYSNVHADVQALAAAGLLDISDGGVQADYDVIETRIAI; this is translated from the coding sequence ATGAGCAAGGTGAAGATCACGGTCGGCGGGGCGATGGAGGAAGACGCTTCACGGCGGTTCGTGAATGCTTGGCACAGAGCTGAACGCGGGGAGGCCTTTCATGAGCGCCATCTCGCGTTCGAGAGTTGGGATGCTCTCGCCCGCGTCATGACAGGCAAGCGGATGGAGTTGCTGCGCTACGTCCGTCGGCACAAGGTGAGCAGCGTGCGAGCGCTGGCGAAGGCGCTGGGGCGCGACTACAGCAACGTCCACGCGGACGTTCAGGCGCTCGCGGCGGCAGGACTTCTCGATATCTCCGATGGCGGCGTGCAGGCTGATTACGACGTGATCGAAACCAGAATCGCGATCTGA
- a CDS encoding toxin-antitoxin system TumE family protein translates to MRADLLFHQRIDYDDGAIVEMVLWRVPSPVPPSVHGLKYSLFYGRPGVREVGYDNERGKGDHRHFQGVETAYAFTSVEQLVADFWSDIRTLRGSK, encoded by the coding sequence GTGAGGGCCGATCTGCTCTTTCACCAGCGCATCGATTACGACGACGGTGCGATCGTGGAGATGGTGTTATGGCGCGTGCCGTCGCCGGTGCCGCCGTCCGTCCATGGGCTGAAATATTCGCTGTTCTACGGCCGGCCGGGCGTTCGGGAGGTGGGTTACGACAACGAACGCGGCAAAGGCGATCATCGGCATTTTCAGGGCGTAGAGACCGCCTATGCGTTCACCAGCGTCGAACAGCTGGTGGCTGATTTCTGGTCCGACATACGGACCTTGCGAGGCAGCAAATGA
- the ilvD gene encoding dihydroxy-acid dehydratase, producing the protein MPAYRSRTTTHGRNMAGARGLWRATGMKDEDFGKPIIAIANSFTQFVPGHVHLRDLGKIVAAEIEKAGAVAREFHSIAVDDGIAMGHDGMLYSLPSRDLIADSVEYMVNAHCADALVCISNCDKITPGMLMAALRLNIPTVFVSGGPMEAGKATIDHQARSLDLVDAMVAAADRRVSDTELQVVERSACPTCGSCSGMFTANSMNCLVEALGLGLPGNGSVLATHADRRKLFCDVGPLIVEITRRYYEADDDSVLPRSIATFEAFENAMTLDIAMGGSTNTVLHLLAAAHEAEVDFTMRDIDRLSRRVPHLCKVAPSTPNVHLEDVHRAGGVMAILGELDRAGLLHNEVGMVHALSLSEALERWDVRRSQDPAVLEFYRAAPGNVRTIEPFSQNKRYAQLDLDRAKGAIRDLGHAYSADGGLAVLYGNIAKEGCIVKTAGVDASALTFTGPARVFESQDAAVAGILGDQIKAGDVVVIRYEGPRGGPGMQEMLYPTSYLKAKGLGKSCALVTDGRFSGGTSGLSIGHVSPEAAEGGLIGLVQEGDRISIDIPNRKIDLLVPEAELAKRRAAMDAKGWQPAQPRERRVSTALRAYAALATSASRGAVRDLSSLGKR; encoded by the coding sequence ATGCCCGCTTATCGGTCCCGCACCACCACCCATGGCCGCAACATGGCCGGCGCCCGCGGTCTCTGGCGCGCCACCGGCATGAAGGACGAGGATTTCGGCAAGCCGATCATCGCCATCGCCAATTCCTTCACCCAGTTCGTGCCGGGCCATGTGCATCTGCGCGATCTCGGCAAGATCGTCGCCGCCGAGATCGAGAAGGCGGGCGCCGTCGCGCGCGAGTTCCACTCGATCGCGGTCGATGACGGCATCGCCATGGGCCATGACGGCATGCTCTACAGCCTGCCCTCGCGCGACCTGATCGCGGACAGCGTCGAATACATGGTCAACGCGCATTGCGCCGACGCGCTGGTCTGCATCTCGAATTGCGACAAGATCACGCCCGGCATGCTGATGGCGGCCCTCCGTCTCAACATCCCGACCGTGTTCGTCTCGGGCGGCCCGATGGAAGCCGGCAAGGCGACGATCGATCACCAGGCCCGCTCGCTCGATCTGGTCGATGCCATGGTCGCCGCCGCCGATCGCCGCGTCTCCGACACGGAGCTGCAGGTGGTGGAGCGCTCCGCCTGCCCGACCTGCGGCTCCTGCTCGGGCATGTTCACGGCGAACTCGATGAACTGCCTGGTCGAGGCGCTGGGGCTGGGGCTTCCGGGCAACGGCTCGGTGCTGGCGACCCACGCGGATCGCCGCAAGCTCTTCTGCGACGTGGGGCCGCTGATCGTCGAGATCACGCGGCGCTATTACGAGGCGGATGATGACAGCGTCCTGCCGCGCTCGATCGCGACCTTCGAGGCCTTCGAGAACGCCATGACGCTCGACATCGCCATGGGCGGCTCGACCAACACCGTGCTCCATCTCCTGGCCGCGGCCCACGAGGCGGAGGTCGATTTCACCATGCGCGACATCGACCGGCTGTCGCGCCGCGTGCCCCATCTCTGCAAGGTGGCGCCCTCGACGCCCAACGTGCATCTGGAGGATGTCCATCGCGCGGGCGGCGTGATGGCGATCCTGGGCGAGCTCGACCGGGCCGGGCTGCTGCATAACGAGGTCGGCATGGTCCATGCGTTGTCGCTGTCGGAGGCGCTCGAGCGCTGGGACGTGCGGCGCAGCCAGGACCCCGCGGTGCTCGAGTTCTATCGCGCGGCCCCGGGCAATGTGCGCACCATCGAGCCCTTCAGCCAGAACAAGCGCTATGCGCAGCTCGATCTCGATCGCGCCAAGGGCGCCATCCGCGACCTCGGCCATGCCTACAGCGCCGATGGGGGCTTGGCCGTGCTCTACGGCAACATCGCGAAGGAAGGCTGCATCGTGAAGACGGCCGGCGTCGATGCCTCGGCGCTGACCTTCACCGGTCCCGCCCGCGTGTTCGAGAGCCAGGATGCGGCGGTCGCGGGCATCCTCGGCGACCAGATCAAGGCCGGCGACGTGGTCGTCATCCGCTACGAGGGCCCGCGTGGCGGGCCCGGCATGCAGGAGATGCTCTACCCGACCAGCTATCTCAAGGCGAAGGGTCTCGGCAAATCCTGCGCGCTCGTCACCGACGGCCGCTTCTCGGGCGGCACCTCGGGCCTCTCGATCGGCCATGTCTCGCCCGAAGCGGCCGAGGGCGGCCTGATCGGGCTGGTGCAGGAGGGCGACCGGATTTCGATCGACATTCCCAACCGGAAGATCGACCTGCTCGTGCCGGAAGCGGAGCTCGCGAAGCGGCGCGCGGCGATGGACGCCAAGGGCTGGCAACCGGCGCAGCCGCGCGAGCGCCGGGTCTCGACGGCGCTGCGCGCTTACGCGGCGCTCGCCACCAGCGCCTCGCGTGGTGCGGTGCGCGATCTCTCCTCGCTCGGCAAGCGCTAG
- a CDS encoding OsmC family protein has product MRAEELKAIQAPIKERYREAPEAAVITLKAVGRLDELGIACKVETGRGLVEAGLHPATGGTGLQACSGDMLLEALAACAGVTLKAVATALGIEIRGGSVRVEGDLDFRGTLGVSKEAPVGFRAIRVAFALDSDADEEKLATLMKLTERYCVVYQTLRTPPAIEIRRA; this is encoded by the coding sequence ATGCGCGCAGAGGAACTGAAGGCGATCCAGGCGCCGATCAAGGAGCGCTATCGCGAGGCGCCCGAGGCGGCGGTGATCACGCTCAAGGCCGTGGGCCGGCTCGACGAGCTGGGTATCGCCTGCAAGGTCGAGACCGGCCGCGGCCTGGTCGAGGCGGGCCTCCATCCCGCGACCGGCGGCACGGGGCTTCAGGCCTGCTCGGGCGACATGCTGCTCGAGGCGCTGGCGGCCTGCGCCGGCGTCACGCTCAAGGCGGTGGCGACAGCGCTCGGGATCGAGATCCGCGGCGGCTCGGTCAGGGTCGAAGGCGATCTCGATTTCCGCGGTACGCTCGGCGTCTCGAAGGAGGCGCCGGTGGGCTTCCGTGCGATCCGCGTCGCCTTCGCGCTCGACAGCGATGCGGACGAGGAGAAGCTCGCGACGCTGATGAAGCTCACCGAGCGCTACTGCGTCGTCTATCAGACCCTGCGCACCCCGCCCGCGATCGAGATCCGGCGCGCCTGA
- a CDS encoding class II fructose-bisphosphate aldolase, whose amino-acid sequence MTVSKPPSPLPPAVLVRHLDDATVTLEVARALKRPVTLLSPDAAALWLGPGWLVAVAKEAAKTAPGAKCRMLLDCADRADLAQAALRDGTDAILFTGSARIAAKLADIATSYRATLLRKRPPALELARVRSPSDALRQWLGGN is encoded by the coding sequence ATGACGGTGTCCAAACCGCCCTCCCCGCTGCCCCCCGCCGTTCTCGTGCGCCATCTCGACGATGCCACGGTGACGCTCGAGGTGGCGCGCGCGCTGAAGCGTCCTGTGACATTGCTCAGCCCCGACGCGGCGGCGCTCTGGCTCGGGCCCGGCTGGCTGGTCGCGGTCGCGAAGGAAGCCGCAAAAACGGCGCCCGGCGCCAAATGCCGCATGCTGCTCGACTGCGCCGACCGCGCCGACCTCGCCCAGGCGGCGTTGCGCGACGGCACGGACGCCATCCTCTTCACCGGCAGCGCTCGGATCGCGGCGAAACTGGCGGATATCGCAACCTCTTACCGCGCGACCCTGCTGCGCAAACGGCCCCCGGCCCTGGAGCTGGCCAGGGTCCGCAGCCCCTCGGACGCCTTGCGTCAATGGTTGGGCGGGAATTGA
- a CDS encoding class I fructose-bisphosphate aldolase, producing the protein MKMTPKVRKILSNYESDNPGTKANLARILMQGRLGGTGRLVILPVDQGFEHGPARSFAPNPAAYDPHYHYQLAIDAGLSAYAAPLGMIEAGADSFAGQIPTILKVNSSNSLAGAKDQAVTGSVGDALKLGCSAIGFTIYPGSEYCFEMMEEIRELAEEAKSVGLAVVIWSYPRGGGLSKDGETAIDITAYAAHMAALLGAHIIKVKPPTAHLEQAEAKKVYEKEKIPVGTLAQRIAHVVQSSFNGRRIVVFSGGAAKDAAGIVEEARAIRDGGGTGSIIGRNTFQRPREEALKLLDQIIRIYKGEE; encoded by the coding sequence ATGAAGATGACCCCGAAGGTCCGCAAGATCCTCTCGAACTACGAGAGCGACAATCCGGGGACCAAGGCCAACCTCGCCCGCATCCTGATGCAGGGCCGCCTGGGCGGCACCGGCCGGCTGGTGATCCTGCCGGTGGACCAGGGCTTCGAGCATGGGCCGGCGCGCAGCTTCGCTCCCAACCCCGCGGCCTACGATCCGCATTACCACTACCAGCTCGCCATCGATGCCGGGCTCTCGGCCTATGCCGCCCCGCTCGGCATGATCGAGGCGGGCGCCGACAGCTTCGCCGGCCAGATCCCGACCATCCTGAAAGTGAACAGCTCGAACAGCCTCGCCGGCGCCAAGGACCAGGCCGTCACCGGCTCGGTCGGCGATGCGCTCAAGCTCGGCTGCTCGGCCATCGGCTTCACCATCTATCCGGGCTCCGAATATTGCTTCGAGATGATGGAGGAGATCCGCGAGCTCGCCGAGGAGGCGAAGTCGGTGGGCCTCGCCGTCGTGATCTGGTCCTATCCGCGCGGCGGCGGACTCTCCAAGGACGGCGAGACCGCGATCGACATCACCGCCTATGCCGCCCATATGGCGGCGCTCCTGGGCGCGCACATCATCAAGGTGAAGCCGCCCACCGCCCATCTCGAGCAGGCCGAGGCCAAGAAGGTCTATGAGAAGGAGAAGATCCCGGTGGGCACCCTGGCCCAGCGCATCGCCCATGTGGTGCAGTCCTCCTTCAACGGAAGGCGCATCGTGGTCTTCTCGGGCGGTGCCGCGAAGGACGCGGCCGGGATCGTCGAGGAGGCGCGCGCCATCCGCGACGGCGGCGGCACCGGCTCGATCATCGGCCGCAACACCTTCCAGCGCCCGCGCGAGGAAGCGCTGAAGCTGCTCGACCAGATCATCCGCATCTACAAGGGCGAAGAGTAA
- a CDS encoding thiamine phosphate synthase: MSLDAGGLAAFEPRLDRALAAGIDIACLRLSVAGLDDGAARGLLKRIAARVQPQGIALLVEDRPDLVAATGIDGVHLTALPAKPDRLRRELGPERILGIACNLSRHDAMVAGEAEADYVSFAGEAEDLMDLTGWWAALMTVPCVAEGVASPEEARSLAEAGADFVLPAASLWTPDDPAPALRALAAAIRPQA, from the coding sequence GTGTCACTCGACGCGGGCGGGCTCGCCGCTTTCGAGCCCCGTCTCGACCGGGCGCTGGCCGCGGGCATCGACATCGCCTGCCTCCGGCTCTCGGTCGCCGGCCTCGATGACGGCGCCGCGCGCGGGCTGCTGAAGCGCATCGCGGCCCGCGTCCAGCCCCAGGGCATCGCCCTTCTGGTCGAGGATCGCCCCGACCTGGTGGCCGCGACCGGGATCGACGGCGTCCACCTGACCGCCCTGCCGGCGAAGCCCGACCGGCTGCGCCGCGAGCTCGGGCCCGAGCGCATCCTCGGCATCGCCTGCAACCTCTCGCGCCATGACGCCATGGTCGCGGGCGAAGCCGAGGCCGACTATGTGAGCTTTGCGGGCGAGGCGGAGGACCTGATGGATCTCACCGGCTGGTGGGCCGCCCTCATGACGGTGCCTTGCGTGGCCGAAGGTGTCGCCTCGCCCGAAGAGGCCCGGAGCCTCGCCGAGGCCGGCGCCGATTTCGTTCTGCCGGCCGCCTCGCTCTGGACCCCGGACGACCCCGCCCCGGCCCTGCGGGCGCTGGCTGCGGCGATCCGCCCGCAGGCTTGA
- the efp gene encoding elongation factor P: MKLKGNEIRGGNVIEYNGRLWRVAKIHIVQMGNWRSYLQAELRDIRDGTKVNERFGSGDVVEKVQLEEKEYQFLFQDGSDYTFMDNETFEQITLNEEAIGEPHVFLQENMTVTIQSYEGQPLSVALPGTVTMTITEADPVVKGQTASSSYKPAKLENGVRILVPPHIGAGTRVVVNTADSSYVERAKD, from the coding sequence ATGAAGCTCAAGGGCAACGAAATTCGTGGCGGCAACGTCATCGAGTATAACGGCCGGCTGTGGCGGGTCGCGAAGATCCATATCGTGCAGATGGGCAATTGGCGCTCCTACCTGCAGGCCGAGCTGCGCGACATCCGCGACGGCACCAAGGTCAATGAGCGCTTCGGCTCGGGCGACGTGGTCGAGAAGGTCCAGCTCGAGGAGAAGGAGTATCAGTTCCTCTTTCAGGACGGCTCCGACTACACCTTCATGGACAACGAGACCTTCGAGCAGATCACCCTCAACGAAGAGGCGATCGGCGAACCGCATGTGTTCCTGCAGGAGAACATGACGGTCACGATCCAGAGCTATGAAGGCCAGCCTCTGAGCGTGGCGCTGCCCGGCACCGTGACCATGACCATCACCGAGGCCGATCCCGTCGTGAAGGGCCAGACCGCCTCCTCCTCCTACAAGCCCGCCAAGCTCGAGAACGGCGTGCGCATCCTGGTGCCGCCGCATATCGGCGCGGGCACGCGCGTCGTGGTCAACACCGCCGACTCCAGCTACGTCGAACGCGCCAAGGACTGA
- a CDS encoding inositol monophosphatase family protein, with translation MATRSPIINVMIKAVDRAARGLKRDFGEVEQLQVSPKGPSDFVSTADLKSERALREELGKARPTYGFLMEESGATPGTDGQHRWIVDPLDGTSNFLHGLPHFCISVALERAGEIVAGVILDPVKDELYWAERGVGAYLNDRRIRVSSRRNLGEALLATGIPFQAHGDHSAFATELTAVMPKVAGVRRFGAAALDLAYVAAGRYEGFWENGLNAWDMAAGILLVREAGGYVTEIDGGEKMLASGSVLAANDHLHATIQRLLSPGDARPRGRS, from the coding sequence ATGGCGACGCGCTCGCCCATCATCAACGTCATGATCAAGGCGGTGGACCGCGCGGCGCGCGGCCTCAAGCGCGATTTCGGCGAGGTCGAGCAGCTCCAGGTCTCGCCCAAGGGGCCCAGCGACTTCGTCTCGACCGCCGATCTCAAGTCCGAGCGCGCGCTGCGCGAGGAGCTCGGCAAGGCGCGCCCGACCTATGGCTTCCTGATGGAGGAGAGCGGCGCCACGCCCGGCACCGACGGCCAGCATCGCTGGATCGTCGATCCCCTCGACGGCACCAGCAACTTCCTCCATGGGCTGCCGCATTTCTGCATCTCGGTGGCGCTGGAGCGCGCCGGCGAGATCGTGGCGGGCGTGATCCTCGATCCGGTCAAGGACGAGCTCTACTGGGCCGAGCGCGGCGTCGGCGCCTATCTCAACGATCGGCGCATCCGCGTCTCCTCGCGCCGCAACCTGGGCGAGGCGCTGCTCGCCACCGGCATCCCGTTCCAGGCCCATGGCGACCATTCGGCCTTCGCGACGGAGCTGACCGCGGTCATGCCCAAGGTCGCGGGCGTCCGGCGCTTCGGCGCGGCGGCGCTCGACCTCGCCTATGTGGCAGCCGGGCGCTATGAGGGCTTCTGGGAGAACGGGCTCAACGCCTGGGACATGGCGGCCGGGATTCTCCTGGTGCGCGAAGCCGGCGGCTATGTGACGGAGATCGACGGCGGCGAGAAGATGCTGGCTTCGGGCAGCGTGCTGGCCGCCAACGATCATCTCCATGCCACGATCCAGCGCCTGCTCTCGCCCGGCGACGCGCGGCCGCGCGGCCGCTCCTGA
- a CDS encoding OmpA family protein → MRRIRLASGVAALALGAALPVQAQQYGGGTSVVVDYGVLDQLSAAPASPQAPGSVPSVPVYTQPYGSLQPYGTQLQPLGAPQAAPVTPVQTASPAGSPYDSGQLLPPPSTAPVSRLTVPYKPSPSVADNVATKPSSVAAAVVKPVAFVTPALKPAEPETKLAASVPASPPETVAEAAPASTVSDSGAGDTATGSSAVPVVEATATSTTVASNDAATTTEVSTTQTAAASTAGTASSADAPAIATAAVTTASTAGAAAATAATDTGASDTGEAATTVAQNDTSTTAPSGSEAPAATTAPATQPSGDATAPAADSSQTGSTETPAAEPAQDKTQILFPEGSAELPPEATQQLDTIAQKMDENQALRLQLMAYASGTEDTASRARRISLSRALAVRAYLIDKGIRSTRMDVRALGNKVEGDPADRVDIVTLTPGG, encoded by the coding sequence ATGCGACGGATCCGATTGGCGAGCGGGGTTGCCGCCCTGGCGCTGGGCGCCGCGCTGCCGGTCCAGGCGCAGCAATATGGCGGCGGCACCAGCGTGGTGGTGGATTACGGCGTGCTCGACCAGCTGAGCGCGGCGCCGGCATCGCCCCAGGCCCCGGGCAGCGTCCCCTCGGTCCCGGTCTATACCCAGCCCTATGGCAGCCTTCAGCCTTACGGCACGCAGCTTCAACCCTTGGGGGCGCCGCAAGCGGCGCCGGTCACGCCGGTCCAGACCGCGAGTCCCGCCGGCAGCCCCTATGACAGCGGCCAGTTGCTCCCGCCGCCGAGCACGGCACCGGTGAGCCGGCTGACGGTCCCCTACAAGCCGTCGCCCTCGGTCGCGGACAACGTGGCGACCAAGCCCAGCAGCGTGGCGGCGGCGGTCGTGAAGCCCGTGGCCTTCGTCACGCCGGCCCTGAAGCCGGCCGAGCCCGAGACCAAGCTGGCCGCGTCCGTGCCCGCATCGCCCCCGGAAACCGTCGCCGAAGCGGCGCCGGCCTCGACCGTCAGCGACAGCGGCGCCGGCGACACCGCGACCGGCAGCAGCGCCGTTCCGGTCGTGGAAGCCACGGCGACCAGCACCACCGTCGCCAGCAACGACGCGGCGACCACGACCGAGGTCTCCACAACCCAGACCGCGGCCGCCTCGACCGCCGGCACCGCGAGCTCCGCGGATGCGCCGGCCATCGCCACGGCCGCGGTGACGACCGCCAGCACGGCGGGCGCTGCCGCGGCCACCGCCGCGACCGATACGGGGGCCAGCGATACAGGCGAGGCGGCGACCACGGTCGCCCAGAACGACACCAGCACGACCGCACCCTCCGGCAGCGAGGCGCCGGCCGCCACGACGGCACCCGCGACCCAACCCTCGGGCGACGCGACCGCGCCGGCCGCGGATTCCTCGCAGACCGGCAGCACCGAGACGCCGGCGGCGGAGCCCGCCCAGGACAAGACCCAGATCCTGTTCCCCGAAGGGTCGGCCGAGCTGCCGCCCGAGGCGACGCAGCAGCTCGACACGATCGCCCAGAAGATGGACGAGAACCAGGCCCTGCGCCTCCAGCTCATGGCCTATGCCAGCGGCACCGAGGACACGGCGAGCCGCGCGCGGCGCATCTCGCTTTCGCGCGCGCTGGCCGTGCGCGCCTACCTGATCGACAAGGGAATTCGCAGCACGCGCATGGATGTGCGCGCGCTGGGCAACAAGGTCGAGGGCGACCCCGCCGACCGCGTCGATATCGTGACCCTGACTCCCGGAGGCTGA
- a CDS encoding flagellar motor protein MotA, which yields MTPPRRYLLLMAFSVLAVAVVAGLLAGPLARAFSYNPGLNSGILLVLLTGIGFIFWQVIALYREIEWIELYKRGNVITSSMHPRLLAPMAAMIGDRQGRLRLNAQGLRSLLDGIQSRLSESHDISRYMIGLLVFLGLLGTFWGLLGTIRAVADAITAISVNPGADVGVLFNQLKANLQAPLSGMGTAFSASMFGLAGSLLLGFLELQASQAQNRFYNELEDWLAGQTRLSTGGPLADGEQPVPAYIQALLEQTAEGLDNFQRLLSQSEDARQQSNNVTKTLVDRLSLLAEQMRTEQQLMVKIAESQSALQPVLTALSDNLKRGSFGIDDQSRTHLRNLDHNFGRLIEEVSKGRQTAVGEIRSEIKLLARTIAALAEQGQ from the coding sequence ATGACCCCACCCCGGCGATATCTCCTCCTGATGGCTTTCAGCGTGCTCGCCGTCGCCGTGGTGGCAGGCCTGCTGGCGGGGCCCCTCGCCCGCGCCTTCTCCTACAATCCGGGCCTCAACAGCGGCATCCTGCTGGTACTCCTGACCGGCATCGGCTTCATCTTCTGGCAGGTGATCGCGCTCTACCGCGAGATCGAATGGATCGAGCTCTATAAGCGCGGCAACGTCATCACCTCCTCGATGCATCCGCGGCTGCTGGCGCCGATGGCGGCGATGATCGGCGACCGGCAGGGAAGGCTGCGGCTCAACGCGCAGGGGCTGCGATCGCTCCTCGACGGCATCCAGTCGCGCCTGTCGGAATCGCACGACATCTCGCGCTACATGATCGGGCTCCTGGTGTTCTTAGGATTGCTCGGCACCTTCTGGGGCCTCCTGGGCACGATCCGCGCCGTGGCCGACGCCATCACCGCGATCAGCGTCAATCCCGGGGCCGATGTCGGCGTGCTCTTCAACCAGCTCAAGGCCAACCTGCAGGCCCCGCTCTCGGGCATGGGCACCGCCTTCAGCGCCTCGATGTTCGGCCTCGCCGGCTCGCTCCTGCTGGGCTTCCTCGAGCTGCAGGCGAGCCAGGCGCAGAACCGCTTCTATAACGAGCTCGAGGACTGGCTCGCCGGCCAGACGCGGCTCTCGACCGGCGGCCCGCTCGCCGATGGCGAGCAGCCGGTGCCGGCCTATATCCAGGCCCTGCTCGAGCAGACGGCCGAAGGCCTCGACAATTTCCAGCGGCTGCTGAGCCAGTCCGAGGATGCGCGCCAGCAATCGAACAACGTGACCAAGACGCTGGTCGACCGCCTGTCGCTGCTGGCCGAGCAGATGCGCACCGAGCAGCAGCTCATGGTCAAGATCGCCGAGAGCCAGTCGGCGCTGCAGCCGGTGCTGACTGCGCTTTCCGACAACCTGAAGCGCGGTTCCTTCGGCATCGACGACCAGAGCCGCACGCATCTGCGCAATCTCGATCACAATTTCGGCCGGCTGATCGAGGAAGTGTCCAAGGGCCGGCAGACGGCGGTGGGCGAGATCCGCAGCGAGATCAAGCTGCTCGCCCGCACCATCGCGGCGCTCGCCGAGCAGGGCCAGTAG
- a CDS encoding peptidoglycan -binding protein → MAGLARSQRRPFEPWPAYVDVLSTLLMVVIFVLMVFVVAQFFLSDALSGRNKALEQMSQQLSELSDLLAMERKTTADLRLNLAEISTQLQTSVQDRDTLAQQLAAVTGERDALKAGGAAADDKLADAYKTIEADKQKIEALLGDIAALQSLRDDLMRKLDAGQAENQQKLADAEKLTDDQQREIEIMNRQLTALRQQLARLSVALDVSQANVEQQNVQIADLGKKLNVALAGKVEELARYRSEFFGKLREVLGDRPDVRIVGDRFVFQSEVLFASGSADLGDPGRDQLAKFAATLIDITAKIPTDINWVLRVDGHTDKRPISNPQFASNWELSTARAIAVVKFMISQGVPPERLVAAGYGEFQPLDAGENGDAYARNRRIELKLDQR, encoded by the coding sequence ATGGCCGGCCTCGCCCGCAGCCAAAGGCGGCCTTTCGAGCCCTGGCCCGCCTATGTGGACGTCCTCAGCACCCTGCTGATGGTCGTCATCTTCGTGCTGATGGTCTTCGTCGTCGCGCAGTTCTTCCTCTCCGACGCGCTCTCGGGCCGCAACAAGGCCTTGGAGCAGATGAGCCAGCAGCTCTCGGAGCTTTCCGACCTGCTGGCGATGGAGCGCAAGACCACGGCCGACCTCCGGCTCAACCTCGCCGAGATCTCGACTCAGCTCCAGACCTCGGTGCAGGATCGCGACACGCTGGCCCAGCAGCTCGCGGCCGTCACCGGCGAGCGCGACGCGCTCAAGGCCGGCGGGGCCGCGGCCGACGACAAGCTCGCCGACGCCTACAAGACGATCGAGGCCGACAAGCAGAAGATCGAAGCGCTCCTGGGCGACATCGCCGCGCTGCAGAGCCTGCGCGACGATCTGATGAGGAAGCTCGACGCAGGCCAGGCCGAGAACCAGCAGAAGCTCGCCGATGCCGAGAAGCTGACCGACGACCAGCAACGCGAGATCGAGATCATGAACCGGCAGCTCACGGCCCTGCGCCAGCAGCTGGCGCGGCTCTCCGTGGCGCTCGACGTCTCGCAGGCCAATGTCGAGCAGCAGAACGTCCAGATCGCCGATCTCGGCAAGAAGCTCAATGTGGCGCTCGCCGGCAAGGTCGAGGAGCTGGCGCGCTACCGCTCCGAGTTCTTCGGCAAGCTGCGCGAGGTGCTGGGCGACCGGCCCGACGTGCGCATCGTCGGCGACCGTTTCGTGTTCCAGTCGGAGGTGCTCTTCGCCAGCGGCTCGGCCGATCTGGGCGATCCCGGCCGCGACCAGCTCGCCAAGTTCGCGGCGACGCTCATCGACATCACCGCCAAGATCCCGACCGACATCAACTGGGTGCTACGGGTCGACGGCCACACCGACAAGCGCCCGATCAGCAACCCGCAATTCGCCTCGAACTGGGAGCTCTCGACCGCGCGCGCCATCGCCGTGGTGAAATTCATGATCTCCCAGGGCGTCCCGCCCGAGCGCCTCGTCGCCGCCGGCTATGGCGAGTTCCAGCCGCTCGACGCCGGCGAGAACGGGGACGCCTACGCCCGCAACCGCCGCATCGAGCTCAAGCTCGATCAGCGGTAG
- a CDS encoding helix-turn-helix domain-containing protein: MSGKGDTRIERSSGNVFADLGRPDPDLHLLKAGLVSRIDQIIRERRLTQVRVAEILGISQPDVSRLLRGNFRDYSVERLLRLLTSLGRDVEIVIRKPRARRQGRLSIEAI, encoded by the coding sequence ATGAGCGGGAAAGGCGACACCCGTATCGAGCGCAGCTCCGGCAATGTCTTTGCAGATCTTGGCCGGCCGGATCCCGATCTGCACCTTCTGAAGGCCGGGCTTGTCAGCCGGATTGACCAGATCATCCGCGAGCGTCGCCTGACCCAGGTGCGTGTCGCGGAAATCCTGGGTATCTCTCAGCCCGACGTCTCGCGCCTGCTGCGAGGCAATTTCCGCGATTACTCCGTGGAGCGCCTGCTGCGCCTTCTCACATCTCTCGGCCGGGATGTCGAGATCGTGATCCGCAAGCCCCGCGCCCGACGGCAGGGACGGTTGAGCATCGAGGCTATCTGA